One region of Roseicitreum antarcticum genomic DNA includes:
- a CDS encoding ABC transporter substrate-binding protein — protein MKTGLKITLLATASALISTSLAADTLLWSTQAKPIEETQAMREQVLAGFDGEVSFEPADEGPWQTRLTAELTAGSGSIGALGALHGDFTGVSDGLSDLSAIDVSSVAPGFVELGKLGTDTQKYIPWMQATYIMAAHRQALEYLPEGADLMALSYDELVAWAANMHEATGEPRFGFPAGPQGLKHRFFQGYLLPSFTGSMVTEFRSDAAEDAWNSFLALWEHTNPASTNFSFMQEQLIAGDAWVVFDHTARLADAFNQQPDDFVAFPAPAGPAGRGFMPVLAGVAVPVTAPDPEEAAALVRYLLEPETQIATLRATNFFPVIDLDLPDDMPASVQAAGPAISAMSGADDALPALLPVGLGSLGGQFNQVYSDTFERIVLAGQPVRAVLDDQAEALRRVIDEAAAPCWAPDAASDGPCPVN, from the coding sequence ATGAAAACCGGACTGAAAATCACTTTGCTTGCCACTGCAAGCGCTTTAATTTCCACATCGCTCGCTGCTGACACGCTGCTGTGGTCCACGCAGGCCAAACCGATCGAGGAAACGCAGGCGATGCGCGAACAGGTGCTGGCCGGGTTTGACGGCGAAGTCAGCTTTGAGCCCGCCGACGAAGGCCCCTGGCAGACCCGTCTGACTGCGGAACTGACCGCAGGGTCGGGGAGCATCGGTGCGCTCGGCGCGCTGCATGGCGATTTCACCGGCGTCAGCGACGGGCTTTCCGATCTGTCGGCAATCGACGTAAGCAGCGTCGCACCCGGTTTCGTTGAACTGGGAAAGCTGGGCACCGACACGCAGAAATACATCCCCTGGATGCAGGCCACCTATATCATGGCCGCGCACCGTCAGGCGCTGGAATACCTGCCCGAAGGGGCTGACCTGATGGCGCTGAGCTATGATGAACTGGTCGCATGGGCCGCCAACATGCACGAGGCGACCGGCGAGCCGCGCTTTGGCTTTCCCGCCGGGCCGCAGGGGCTGAAGCACCGCTTCTTCCAGGGCTATCTGCTGCCGTCCTTCACCGGGTCGATGGTCACTGAATTCCGGTCGGATGCGGCGGAAGACGCATGGAACAGCTTCCTGGCGCTGTGGGAACATACCAACCCCGCCTCGACCAATTTCAGCTTCATGCAAGAACAGCTGATCGCCGGGGACGCTTGGGTGGTGTTTGACCACACCGCGCGTCTGGCCGATGCGTTCAACCAGCAACCCGATGATTTCGTGGCCTTTCCCGCGCCCGCAGGGCCGGCTGGCCGCGGCTTCATGCCGGTACTTGCCGGTGTCGCTGTGCCGGTAACTGCGCCCGACCCCGAGGAAGCCGCAGCACTGGTGCGCTACCTGCTGGAACCCGAAACCCAGATCGCGACGCTGCGCGCCACCAACTTCTTCCCGGTGATCGACCTGGATCTGCCAGATGACATGCCCGCGTCGGTTCAGGCCGCAGGCCCCGCGATTTCGGCCATGTCGGGCGCGGATGACGCGCTGCCTGCGCTGTTGCCGGTCGGGCTGGGCAGCTTGGGCGGGCAGTTCAATCAGGTCTACAGCGACACGTTCGAACGGATCGTGTTGGCAGGCCAACCGGTCCGCGCGGTGCTGGACGATCAGGCCGAGGCGCTGCGCCGCGTGATCGACGAAGCCGCCGCCCCCTGCTGGGCGCCCGATGCCGCGTCGGACGGTCCCTGCCCCGTCAACTAA